A genomic stretch from Desulfolutivibrio sulfodismutans DSM 3696 includes:
- a CDS encoding pyridoxine 5'-phosphate synthase, with protein sequence MPHLAVNVDHVATIRQARLAAEPDPVTAAALAEVSGAAAIIVHLREDRRHIQDRDVEILRRTVKTRLHLEMAATQEMGGIARRILPDLVCLVPEKRRELTTEGGLDVAGQEGALTAFIVPLAAAGIEVSLFIDPDPAQIAAAARTGAGYVELHTGTYAEAKTPAARQIEFDRLLAALDQARGLGLLVNMGHGLDYANIMAFARVSGVNEYSIGHAIVARAVITGFPEAVSRMADIVSGFVS encoded by the coding sequence ATGCCGCATCTCGCCGTCAATGTCGATCACGTGGCCACCATCCGGCAGGCCCGCCTGGCCGCCGAACCCGATCCGGTCACGGCCGCCGCCCTGGCTGAAGTCTCCGGCGCGGCGGCGATCATCGTCCATCTGCGCGAGGACCGCAGGCACATTCAGGACCGGGATGTGGAAATCCTGCGGCGCACGGTCAAGACCCGGCTGCATCTGGAAATGGCCGCCACGCAGGAGATGGGGGGCATCGCCCGGCGCATCCTCCCCGACCTGGTGTGTCTGGTGCCGGAAAAACGCCGGGAGCTGACCACCGAGGGCGGCCTGGACGTGGCCGGACAAGAGGGCGCCCTGACCGCCTTCATCGTCCCCCTGGCCGCAGCGGGCATCGAGGTCAGCCTGTTCATCGACCCCGATCCGGCCCAGATCGCGGCGGCGGCCAGGACCGGGGCGGGCTACGTGGAGCTGCATACCGGAACCTACGCCGAGGCCAAGACCCCGGCCGCCCGGCAGATCGAATTCGACCGGCTTCTGGCCGCCCTGGATCAGGCCCGGGGCCTGGGCCTTCTGGTCAACATGGGGCACGGCCTGGACTATGCGAACATCATGGCCTTTGCCCGGGTGTCCGGGGTCAATGAATATTCCATCGGCCACGCCATCGTGGCCCGGGCGGTGATCACCGGCTTTCCCGAGGCCGTCTCGCGCATGGCGGACATCGTCTCCGGATTCGTCTCGTGA